The following are encoded together in the Tamandua tetradactyla isolate mTamTet1 chromosome 14, mTamTet1.pri, whole genome shotgun sequence genome:
- the LOC143655040 gene encoding olfactory receptor 4F15-like yields the protein MNGANHFVVSEFVFLGLSNSWEIQLLLFCFSFLFYVSSIMGNLLTVVTVTSDPYLHSPMYFLLANVSIIDLLFCSIAALQMICDLFKKWKAISFGGCLAQIFFSHAVGGTEMVWLITMAFDRYVAICKPLHYLGIMTPRMCILILVVACAIGLMHSLTQLAFIVNLPFCGPNVLDSFYCDKPRLIKLACTDTYRLEFMVTVNSGFISLGAFFLLILPYIFILASLQKHSSGGPSKALSTLSAHISVVVLFFGPLIFFYMWPSPSTHLDKFLALFDAILTPFLNPVIYIFKNGEMKMAMRNVFGQVKIFRIII from the coding sequence ATGAATGGAGCCAACCACTTTGTAGTGTCTGAGTTTGTGTTCCTGGGCCTCTCCAATTCCTGGGAGATCCAGcttcttctcttttgcttttccttccttttctatgTGTCCAGTATAATGGGAAACCTCCTCACAGTGGTCACTGTGACCTCTGACCCTTACCTACACTCCCCCATGTACTTTCTGCTTGCCAACGTCTCCATCATTGACCTGCTGTTTTGTTCCATTGCAGCACTCCAGATGATTTGTGATCTTTTCAAGAAGTGGAAAGCCATCTCCTTTGGAGGCTGTTTAGCTCAGATCTTCTTTAGCCATGCAGTTGGAGGCACTGAGATGGTGTGGCTCATAACCATGGCCTTTGACAGATATGTGGCCATATGTAAGCCTCTCCACTACCTGGGAATCATGACCCCACGGATGTGCATTTTGATATTAGTGGTTGCCTGCGCCATTGGTCTTATGCACTCATTGACCCAGTTGGCTTTTATTGTAAATTTGCCCTTCTGTGGCCCTAATGTATTAGACAGCTTTTACTGTGACAAACCTCGGCTCATCAAACTTGCTTGCACAGACACCTATAGATTGGAGTTCATGGTGACTGTTAATAGTGGGTTCATTTCTTTGGGAGCTTTCTTTTTGCTCATCCTTCCTTACATCTTCATCCTGGCCAGTCTTCAGAAGCACTCCTCTGGTGGTCCATCCAAAGCTCTTTCTACTCTGTCAGCTCATATTTCTGTGGTGGTTTTATTCTTTggtccactgatttttttctatatgtgGCCATCTCCTTCAACACATCTGGATAAATTTCTAGCTCTGTTTGATGCTATTTTAACTCCTTTTCTAAATCCAGTCATTTATATATTCAAGAATGGAGAAATGAAGATGGCAATGAGGAACGTGTTTGGTCAGGTGAAAATCTTTAGAATCATCATTTAA